The following are encoded in a window of Bos indicus isolate NIAB-ARS_2022 breed Sahiwal x Tharparkar chromosome 7, NIAB-ARS_B.indTharparkar_mat_pri_1.0, whole genome shotgun sequence genomic DNA:
- the RPS14 gene encoding small ribosomal subunit protein uS11 — MAPRKGKEKKEEQVISLGPQVAEGENVFGVCHIFASFNDTFVHVTDLSGKETICRVTGGMKVKADRDESSPYAAMLAAQDVAQRCKELGITALHIKLRATGGNRTKTPGPGAQSALRALARSGMKIGRIEDVTPIPSDSTRRKGGRRGRRL, encoded by the exons ATGGCACCTCGcaaggggaaggaaaagaaggaagaacaggTCATCAGCCTCGGCCCTCAGGTGGCTGAAGGAGAAAATGTATTTGGTGTCTGCCACATCTTTGCGTCCTTCAATGACACTTTTGTGCACGTCACCGATCTTTCTGGCAA GGAAACCATCTGCCGTGTAACTGGTGGGATGAAGGTGAAGGCTGACCGAGATGAGTCCTCTCCATATGCTGCCATGTTGGCTGCCCAGGATGTagcccagagatgcaaggagCTGGGCATCACTGCCCTCCACATCAAACTCCGGGCCACAGGAGGAAATAG GACCAAGACTCCTGGACCAGGGGCCCAGTCAGCGCTCAGAGCCCTCGCCCGCTCAGGGATGAAGATTGGGCGGATTG AGGATGTCACCCCCATCCCCTCCGACAGCACCCGCAGGAAGGGGGGTCGCCGTGGTCGCCGTCTGTGA